The following DNA comes from Chrysiogenes arsenatis DSM 11915.
CGTTCAACGATCAAGCGGCATAAGCAGCGGTTGCGGGCGGCGGGGTTTATTGACAATGAGCATGGGGTGCTGATTGACGAGTTGCCTCGGTTGTTTGTGTAAGGCGGGAGGAAAGGATGGCACAAAAAACCTACACGCCGGTGATGAGCAGCTACAAGCTGATCGACATCATGGAGTTTTTACACCAGCAAAGTACGGCGGTGAGTGCGGCAGAGATTGCCCGTGGTTTAGAGCTGCCGCACGGGACGGTGATGAGTCACCTGAGTGTGCTTTTGGAGCGCAAGTGGGTGCGGATGAGTGGGGCGCTGTACGAGCCGGGCAACCGGATTAGCGCGCTGTATGCGGCGTATGTACAGGCACTGAAGCACAAGCGGCACACGCTTGATGGCGAGATTGCGACACTGGGAGGGTGATATGCAGGTGAATGAAGAGCAGGTAGCGGTGCTGGTTTCAGCCGATGGGACGTTGGGCGAGTTTTTGGCTCAGGTATATACAGCCAACGCCGCCACGCTGGCGGCGGCGTTGCGGCAACTGCGCGCGCTGCGCTATCGGGGGTTTGAGTGTGCGGTGATTATCAATCGGCTACGGCAAATAAAACAGCAAGAAAGGGTGGCGTAATGGCACAGCGTAGAAAGCCGGAAGCGGCAATAGATTCGGTAGAGGTGGAGCGGGAGCAGGTGGTGGAGTCGGCGAATTTCCACGAGCGTCAGGTGGCGATGCATACGGCGGAGCTGGAGGCGGAGCACGATGCACGGCTGCGGCAGCGTGAGGAGCAGGTGGAGCGGGAGCAGAAGATTGCGGAGTGCCACGAGATGATTGGCCGCATTCAAGGGGTCAAGATGATCGCCGATTTCGCCAACGTTGGCGGTTTGATGTGGCTCAAGCAAGTCAAAGAAACCAAGCTTTACCGCGATCTCCCAAGCATAGGAACGTGGGATAAGTTTTGTAATCACATAGGATTGTCACGCCAAAAGGTGGACGAAGATCTGCTTAACCTCGCAACATTCGGCGAACAATTTCTCGCCAACGTTGGCGGTTTTCAAGTCGGCTACCGCGATCTCAAAAAGCTCCGCCAACTCTCGGCAGCGGGCGAGGTGCAGGTGCAGGACGAGGTGGTGATGATTGGCGACGAGCAGATTCCGCTGGATTCAGATCATGCGGATGATTTACGGGCGGGGATTGAGCGTATTTTGGAGCAGAACCGTAATCAGGCGGAGCAGTTAGCGCGTTTGCAAAAGAGTGTGGATGCGGCGGTGAAGGAGGAGACGAAGGGGCTACAAGGGGAGGTGAAGGCGCTGATTAACGAGGTGAAGCGCCTGAAGCCGTATGACCCGGACGAGCAGGCGAAGGATTATTCGTTTGCGGTGGAGATGTTTCGGTCGTTGCAGGAGTGTTGTGCTTCGCTGGCGGCGAAGGCGGGGAAGCTGATGGTGGACGAGCGGGTGCTGGATGATCCGGTGTTGATGGGGCGGATCGAGGGGCATATTGCGACGGCGGAGCTGGTGGTGCGTGATGTGCGGCGGATGTGGGAAGAGCGGGTCAATTTATTTGATGAGGTGTGAGGCGATGGCACGTGCGATTGATCCGGCTATGTTAGCGATGATGCAAGCGGACTGGCGCGCGGCTGGTGCGGGGATGCGTACGCGGGTGGTACAGCAGTGGGCTGAGCGTCTGGGGGTTTCGGTGGCGG
Coding sequences within:
- a CDS encoding helix-turn-helix domain-containing protein, translating into MAQKTYTPVMSSYKLIDIMEFLHQQSTAVSAAEIARGLELPHGTVMSHLSVLLERKWVRMSGALYEPGNRISALYAAYVQALKHKRHTLDGEIATLGG